Part of the Panicum virgatum strain AP13 chromosome 4N, P.virgatum_v5, whole genome shotgun sequence genome is shown below.
attttctaacattttctaaaaaattttaatattatcttccaatttttaagacattctaatacttctctaacaattttctagtactttctaatatttaatctaacactaaatgtactgtatcaacgctaatcattacaagtaactgcacctaaatataccactaatcactcctaacaataattaaattgattgctaatctactgtttcaacaaaaataattacaacataatctatttgtaaagcgtagaagaattttggttatctgcagtcgccggcttgaaaatccggcaaccggcttgaaaatccggcagagcttcgcctctctccctccctccctcttttttattggtttttggaattttagtgatgcaaatgaggggtgggggaccagccaacccttatataagggtgcgagagccggtcgccccgcagccgggcggcctggggccCCAGGGACCTGCGGGCAAATATTTTCGCAAAAGTTTTTGCACAaaagtccctgccgccccgcagcggggcgaccaggtcccggttgcccggcagcgcggcggcgggggtatattcatgtaaatttcgaaaacgaaaatatatttttgtaaaaaacaaaaataaaaaatataaaaataaaaaaaccgccacAAGTCCAGGCATTGCTGAGTTTTTTTTATGGCCCAACAACGAACGGGAAAGTTCTTCTGGTTCAAGTGGATGCATATGCTGTTCTGGAGTTTGGGTTTCTGGCCTCTAAACTGTTGATAGCATTACTAGAGAAACAAAGCCCAGGCTTAGCCTCGGAAGGACTGGACCAGATAAAGGGAGGCTATCCTCTGATGGGCTTCCATGCTTCAACAACAATACTGTGCTCTATATGTCAGCGCCTGGAACCAGTGGCAGCAACACATTTCAAATCTGGAATCAGTTTTAGCCATGGTTCAAGGAAGGGcaaatgtgcatgtgtgttttaGGATCTAGTAGTGGTACATAATTCCTAAAGGAAATCACAGTAGGTTGTTTCAGACATAGAAAGCCAAGAGACTCTGAAATCTTATTTTCTAGGATATGCTGTAATGTTTTACCCTGACAGCTGTAAAATGTATATGTGAACTGCAGATGATAAGAATCATAATAGCTCCTGCCATGTCAGCTTTGCTTCTCCTGCATCCTGACTGTAGCATTGTAGTACGAGATTCATTTCTGAACTGGAGTCGCAAAATGGATAGCCTGCCCCAGATCTAAGGGGCTTGATTGGTTTTGTCCCTGTGttactttgaccgctaattatggtgtcaaacaaacccagtttacaaaaccaacttcaaaacctccgcgctagtgaccctgaataatctaatgaggtctttgactgcgcgattagaggatggtactgtagcatcactgtagtcgatcatcgattaattaccgtcattagattcattgcgaaaagttacacccatccttaaaaattttttgcaaatagactttatttagtacaccatgcatgcgagattctgtTTTCGGGAAGCATGCACGCTAGAATCCTTACGGAATCAAACAAGGCCAAGACGTTGCTGGACGGGGCCCATCCCGAGCACTTTTTACCCAGTCATGTTTTCTACCGAACCTGACTTTTGCTGACGAAACGGACCTGCATTTCAGTTTGTCTGatgtctgaagtctgaaccatcATCTCCTCCACTGCCATGATTGCTGAGTCCACTCCGGCCCGCTGCCTCATTTGATGGAGATGGTCCCTGCAACGCATTGCCAACATGGTGCATGATCTGTGGACCTGGCAACCTGATGCACCCGGCATATATGGTGAGGAGAGCCTGCCTATGCTTATACCCATTCGTTCAAATACTGTCCATAGTTGATATGATCTTTTGATTTAATTAAGAAAGTGCGATGAGGTTGTACCTGAATGCATACCCTGCAAGCATGCTCTGCAAAATTGCAAACTGAAGTACGACCGGATTATAATAGGATTTGTCTGCTAGTGCGAGGACAGTAGCACGATAACGACACATCAAACAGACGACAACACAATATGTGCAAGTTCAGCAGACAGTTTCAGTGTAGGCCGCTTGTGAGCTATGTTCTAGAATCTGAGCTTGTTTTCCCAGAATCTCAGCTTGTTACTTCTGAGTTCTACTGCACAAGTAAACCTTTCATGTTTTTAAGGCCCATccagttcccaaaaaaattgctacattaaccatcacattaaattttcggacacatgcatgaaatattaaatgtagatgaaaaaataactaattacacagtctaactgattagcacgagatgaatcttttaagcctaattagtttatgatttgacattatttgtcaaataacaacgaaatgtgctacagtaacttttcACCCCCAAATTCACGAACTGAACGGGGCCTAAAATGGATAGGCAGCCTAAAACTTTGGCATGAAGCAGACCAATCTCCGAGGTTTGTCGTCACTCCTCACATGGCATCCTGCAGTTCTGAATGCATATAACTGTCTCCATACTCCATAGTTAGGTTCCTGAGCCCCCCAGAAATCAATCCCATATCAATAATCTCTGGTCCACCTGCTTAAATGTGCCCCACATCAAGCAGCCGCAGGGAATCCAATTGTGAAGAATGCAACCCCATATCATATTAAGCCACCAAAGAAATCCCTCTAAGCCACCAGACAATTTCTGATAAACAGCAATGATCTGGATAAAACTGCTGAATGATTCACGGCGAAAATTTCAGTTTCTGGATCAGTAATAAAAAGGTCACCATCCTTGCTTTGCTAACCATTAGATGTACAATAGAGTAGCATTACCAACAGAAATGATTTTTACACAAGCATTTTGATTCCTACTGAATTCAGGGATAACTGGCACTGTCTACATAAAGATAACACAAGTTCAGTAGCCACGCTGCTATTCCAATTTCTACATTGTGCTATGAAACGATAAGTGCATCGATCGTCCTTGGCATCTCTGCATTAGTGGCAATCACCTCACAACGAATCTTCGTTGCCATCTCATCTTTTTTCAGATCTGCCTTCATGTTTACCCTGTCGATGCCACTTGTGCAAAGAGTTGGAGTGGCATTGCATTCTTCAAACCGGAAGCAACTGACCAGGTGATCATTTGTTAGCCCTGCAGCCTGCATGAAGGAATATATGACCGTTGGGCCCACACTACGGAATCCCCTTCGCATCATGTCTTTGCTGATTATATCCGCCTTGGGACTCTTCACAGGAACTTGCCTTTGATAGCGAAACTTGCTTACTATAGGCTTGTGGTTCAGAAAACCCCAGCAGTATCGATCAAAGGATCCAAATTCATCAGCAATCTGCATCAATTTGCACAAAGTTGTAGTTTCAGGCAAAAGACATTCCAACAGAGGCACCAAATTTGTGGTGTGAACAAACAGGCACAACAAACCTTTATTATCTGGCGAGCATTCTCAAGGACAGCTCGGAGCTTTTGCTCTGACAAAAGAGAATGGGCAACACTGCCAGATGCCACAATCTTCTTCTCATTTATTTTAGAGACAGCAGCAGGGTCAAAATCCATGAAAATTTCCCTGGATGATTCAGCATGAATGTTATGAAAGAAACCAAGCAGaacactttttttcttttcaacattacaaaaccaatacCTAAAAAGTTGTCTCCTCTTGAGAATTTCAGGCCATGTAAGCTCAGCCAATGCACAAGATAGTACAAGTAGCTCAAACAATCTCCTGTAAAATGGTCACGATCAAATATCCTCTAACAGTTCAATTTTCCTTTTAACAGAAGATAAATAGCAAAGATGGATATAGAAATTTTCTGTTCACATACCTGTCATTGTGTACGGGAACCCCCCATTCCTCATCATGAAAAGCGACATAGCAAGGATCTGATCAGTAGAAAACATGAAAAATCAGCTTTGCCGTAAAAATAATGCGTAACTTGAGAAACACTTCACCAGTCATTCC
Proteins encoded:
- the LOC120671369 gene encoding uncharacterized protein LOC120671369, giving the protein MASMAGAPRVRSLNIATPEVEARPVLVPGGNKARSGPANARKPSPKPLRKAEPAAAGTPEKPAATAVKEEEGAKTNAVGGGGAGAPKGATPVPSPRRTPPGPPPRRNDAPPLQPSLPLSAPCSSDASAESVRARAFAGKVEKGRSWTKAVPKLGKAVGKVAESKPAGVNFVAPVTPEAGEGKRRCAWATPTTDPCYVAFHDEEWGVPVHNDRRLFELLVLSCALAELTWPEILKRRQLFREIFMDFDPAAVSKINEKKIVASGSVAHSLLSEQKLRAVLENARQIIKIADEFGSFDRYCWGFLNHKPIVSKFRYQRQVPVKSPKADIISKDMMRRGFRSVGPTVIYSFMQAAGLTNDHLVSCFRFEECNATPTLCTSGIDRVNMKADLKKDEMATKIRCEVIATNAEMPRTIDALIVS